One genomic window of Myxococcus xanthus includes the following:
- a CDS encoding RNA polymerase sigma factor: MTPRVPFDEEALRAAVVSGDAAAREDVMRHLYEALSGKLYVLCHGITRDPSDAQDAVQETFLSIQRALPQFRGDAQLSTWAYRIAVRAAVAAKTRRERHRGDAVDIEMADPRAGIEETFETRERRRRLEVAMRTLSLEHRTVLSLFAVEGLSHAQIASVLGIPEGTAWSRLHLARKRLAAALESTAP, translated from the coding sequence GTGACGCCGCGCGTGCCATTCGATGAAGAGGCCCTCCGGGCCGCCGTGGTGTCGGGCGACGCCGCCGCGCGAGAGGATGTCATGCGCCACCTGTACGAGGCGCTCAGCGGGAAGCTGTACGTGCTCTGCCATGGAATCACCCGGGACCCGAGTGATGCCCAGGACGCCGTCCAGGAGACGTTCCTCTCGATTCAACGGGCCCTGCCGCAGTTCCGGGGGGATGCGCAGCTGTCGACGTGGGCGTATCGCATCGCGGTGCGGGCCGCCGTGGCCGCGAAGACGCGGCGCGAGCGTCACCGTGGCGACGCGGTCGACATCGAGATGGCGGACCCTCGGGCGGGTATCGAGGAGACCTTCGAGACGCGGGAGCGGAGGCGCAGACTCGAGGTGGCGATGAGGACGCTCTCGCTGGAGCACCGCACCGTGCTGTCGCTCTTCGCCGTGGAAGGCCTGTCACACGCCCAGATTGCCAGCGTCCTCGGGATTCCCGAGGGCACCGCGTGGTCGCGCT